The Silurus meridionalis isolate SWU-2019-XX chromosome 6, ASM1480568v1, whole genome shotgun sequence genome contains the following window.
CACCTAATGTCTCCTCAAAGTTTGCCAGGCAGGCGAGTTCCTGTGTTTTCTGATCCAGCTCTATGGAGATGTAATCCCGCTAGTAACTGGGAAACTTATTTAACTATTTGAAGGCTAAAATGAGgcagaaatgtgaaaataaGTAAGCTAGTTAGCTCGCTCCTACAGTGCTAGCCTGTTAGCTCAGTGGACCCAGTTTGTGTCCGTGCATGATTCAGCCGGGGCGTCTCCATGACCAGGGGCATGTCTTAGCCTCTAAaaacactattaaaaaaaaaaaaagaccaataaTTTATATGCGTAAACACGGCACTTGTAGGACTATTCAAGTAAATTGTATTCAAGGAAAACATCGAAAAAAATACTTTctccgtgtgtgtttgtgtggtttctTAACTTTACGTCCACACGTACTGTAGATGTACGTTCTTAAGCCCAAGACGACGAGAAGGTGGGATGGGATTGAGTTGAATTGAAGTTAACCAGATCACATGTTAAATGCCACAGCAAGCATCACTCACCCTGCAGAAGTGCTAATTCACAGTGACTCATCCTGATCCATGTGTCCAGCTGATGCATCGTTTGGTTTCTGTTTGGGATTGGAGACTGCCGTGGCCCTTTTCACTTAGTACACATCAGACTCTGTGTGCCATCTACCTTAAAACCCAAGGTCATTCCTCTTTAATAATAAAGCAGCTCAATTGTATTTTTCCCTACTCTCTGGGTTGGTCTAGAGTACCTTTTAAAAAGGTACACCAAACAAAAGGTACACCATATACACCTTTCTACGTCTGTgtttttgtacgtcgctctggataagggcgtctgctaaatgccgcaaatgtaaatgttctggGTTTAAATCCTACAGCTGTGACTCTCTACCTCTGATAGCAATAcgcaagaaagaagaaaagtatAATTAGGTACCTTCATTTCTGAGAGTTTTGACACCCgtgatttatataatttatggaTTAACTGAAAATTTTGCTATGAGAATCTAGACTTGTCTTGATCCGAAATACTGCAGATCTGAAGTGACATATTCTACTCCGGTTTAATGACATGCCATGAATGCATACGGTGTTGATTGATATACTTTGCCACACGTCCTGTCACACCAAGAACCTTGTAGAGATTTAGATTGGTTGGTATTAATGGTGTCAGCTGATACTTGATGTTTGTATTAATAGAAAATGGCAAAAGTTGGAATTGTGTTTCATTTTAGCAAATCTTTCAGCTTTACCATCTGTGTAAGCTGCCATCATTGACATCAGGACTCTTTGTGTTGTACATTAGATGACCAGCAGTTGTTACTTTTTAAAGCAGAGCTTCATTTTTAACTCATGCGCTGCTGTTCTGCCTGCaggtgttctgttttctgtgctAATCCTATGATGTCTGTGCGTTTTGTTCAGTGTCGAGCTTTTCCCCAACAGGATGTTCCTGTTCATCTTAACAGGACAGTCCTGTCAGGTAGCAACTAAGAGCGAGTGTGTGATTGTAAGATGATAATCCTTGTGGCTATGTTTTTCAGGGCGCCAATGCCTCAGCTTTGGAGAAAGAGATTGGACCAGAACAGTTCCCTGTAAATGAACACTACTTTGGTCTGGTTAATGTTAGTATCCTCCTTCTTTGTATCATTTAGTGGATTAAAATTAAGCCATTGCCAAATATTTAACTAACATATGCAAACCAGGTTCTGGTCTATGGACCATGTTATTTACTTccgctttgtttaaaaaaaaattaacctttAGCACCTATTCTTATCTGCGCACCTAACAGCTTATTAGGTTGTGTAGCGACAGTGTAGAATGAATATTTACTTTCCTTGCCGCGTTTAGATACAACTAACCGCCTTTTATCTGTCTCTTTATGTTTTCACAATCAATTCCTCATCTCCTTGGcctccccccctctctctctctctctctctctctctttgtgttgaCATTTTTTGTTGCAGTTTGGCAACACCTGCTACTGTAACTCAGTGCTGCAGGCTCTGTATTTCTGCCGGCCGTTCCGGGAGAAAGTGCTTGCCTATAAGGTGCAGCCGCGGCGCAAAGAGAGCCTGCTCACATGCCTGGCAGATCTCTTCAACAGCATCGCCACTCAGAAGAAGAAAGTGGGAGTCATCCCTCCTAAGAAGTTCATCTCACGGCTGAGAAAGGAAAACGGTaaaatagaaacaaagtttCAATCGTTGTTCAACATGACTGACCCGCATTCAGCCCTCAGCATGATGCTGAAGTTGTGGATCGGTGAAGCCACTAATAACAAACCAGTTTATTCTAAAGTTAATCTGATATACTTTTTCAGTAAATATTAAAATCCCACACAACACAGTGAAGGTTCTAGTTAATTTTCCTCTAACTGGATGGATCACATCGACGTTTCTATTTCAGTAAGAAAGGATCAGCATGGCAGAAATCTTCACGTCACCATGGTTCATTGTTCTTCTCTTATCAGCTGTTTTGGTTAATCATAATGTTTATGCTGGACAAATGAAAATTACTCATTAGAACAAAATAGGAAACAAAAGGATAACGTTGTAGATGCACCAAAATGGTcggaaaatatttacatttcatagCTGTTgtgttttaacaaaataaattgcAGACTAAAGAATGAAACAGAAAACCGGTATCTTTACAGGCACAAATACAACCAATTAATTAGGCCCTTCtactttttttcactttgatCGTACTCAAAAGGTGGACAGTGTGAAAAGTGccgtatcagtgtgtgtattattgttttttttttttaacttgaatAACTGACAAAACCTTCATTTATGTGGGATTGTCAGATAAATTCCACCGGACCACATTCCTCTCTTCAGAAGACATTTTAATTTCAAGTGTTTGAGCATCACTTTGCTTTATATCTGCTTCCTGTGTTAGAGTTGTTTGACAACTACATGCAGCAAGATGCTCACGAGTTCCTCAACTACCTGCTCAACACCATCGCCGACCTCCTGCAGGAGGAGAAGAGCCAGGAACGGCAGCAGAACGGCAAGGTGGTACAGAATGGAGGAGGAGGTAGTGGGAGCGTGAGCAACACAGGAGAGGCAGACTCGGCAGAGAAGAACCAGCAGACGTGGGTGCACGAGATCTTCCAGGGCACTCTGACCAATGAGACACGCTGTCTCAACTGTGAAGCGGTGAGCAGGAAAAGAGCATGCTGTCTACCAGAGATCTGTCAGAGATCTTAATGGAGTTTTACCATAGTTATGGAATATGctgatgtttatttttgtttttactcctCAGGTAAGCAGTAAAGATGAGGATTTCTTAGATCTCTCGGTGGATGTTGAGCAGAACACATCCATCACACACTGTCTCAGGTAAAGCCAAACATATTGACAGAGGCTGCTAAAGATATGCGCATATTAACATGAGAACAATACATTCAATAGCATATTACTAATTGGTTATCACACAAAGCTTTGTAGTTGTTACAGGCTGCAAGTTTGCTCTCTATCACATTCTCAATGTTGGCTGTTGTTTACTACAAGTCACTGAGATGTCAGTGTTAAAGGTATTGGGGAGTGAAATGAACTAGGctaatttgtgaaaaaaatgacAGGGTAAAGGCACACACCTCGGGTATGCATATACACCTCAGCGATATGGCAAGAAGattttaataatattgtattgtgGCCACATTATCCACCCTGTACTGTCAGTGTGTTTATAGGAGAATAAAGAGCCGTCATTTATTGCTGTGTGTAATGCCGTGGTCACTGTTGATGTAATGGGTGTGAAATGTCTCTGTGCAGGGGCTTCAGTAACACGGAGACATTATGCAGCGAATACAAGTACTATTGTGAGCAGTGTCTGAGTAAGCAGGAGGCACAGAAAAGGTAAGGGAGTTGTTTTGATCTGCATGCAGATACAATCTCGTACAGACTTCTTAAGTCAGCAGGAGCTATACAGCTGCTGGACACAGCAAAATTGTGTAGATCCCATTAGGCTTGCAGTGTGTCATATCAGCTAAAAGGCAGCACATGATTTCTCTAAGGAGAGCTCACACTTCTTTTTCTGTCACTTCTTCTTTCGCTTTAGAATGCGTGTGAAGAAATTGCCCATGATCCTCGCCTTGCACTTAAAGCGCTTTAAGTATATGGACCAGCTGCATCGCTACACCAAACTATCCTATCGTGTGGTCTTCCCTCTGGAGCTGAGGCTCTTTAATACCTCCGGTGATGCCACCAACCCCGACCGTCTATATGACCTTGTGGCTGTGGTAGTGCATTGTGGGAGGTAGGAATTTATTCAAACCCATTTGGACATTCATAACTGCTAATAAAAACCCTGTCAGATCAACGTGCTGTAGAATGTCACCTTGCTCCTGCAACCTAATTGAATTCAAGACTGAATTGAAATATGATTATTTCTGTTACAGTGGTCCGAATCGGGGGCATTACATCACTATAGTGAAAagccatggcttctggttgctGTTTGATGATGACATTGTAGAGGTAAAACTGAATGCATGCTATTTCTGTTTCAGGCTAtagaagtcttttttttatttgttcgttTCAGTGAATTAAAAAGAGGAAGTGGTAGATAAGTTTTGCTTGGAAACAGCGGTAGTTTCTGTTTGACACATTTAAACAGTGGAAATCTACTGaatgtgcgtatgtgtgtgtatacagatcaaaagtttatatatattatatatacagtacagaccaaaagtttatatatattatatatacagtacagaccaaaagtttgtttatatatatatatatatatatatatatatatatatatatatatatatatatatatatatatatatatacacacacacacagtacagaccaagagatgatatatacacagtacagaccaaaagtttaattatatatatatatatatatatatatatatatatatatatatatatatatatatatatatatatatatatacacacacacacagtacatacagtacagaccaaaagatgatatatatatatatatatatatatatatatatatatatatatatatacacacagtacagaccagtACTTTtggacacctgctcattcaaagagttttctttattttcatgactatgaaaattgtagattcacactgaaggcatcaaaactatgaattaacacatgtggaattatatacataacaaaaagtgaactgaaaatatgtcatattgtaggttcttcaaagtaggcatcaagagaatgccaagagtgtgcaaagcagtaatctaagcaaaaggtggctactttgaagaacctagaatatgacatttttcagttgtttcacacttttttgttatgtatataattccatatataattccacatgttaattcatagttttgatgccttcagtgtgactctacaattttcatagtcatgaaaataaagaaaactctttgaatgagaaggtgtgtccaaacttttgttctgtactgtatatgtgtattttcaCTTGTAACTGTTGCTAGAATGcagttaaatgtttaaacagcaGGAACCGAAGTATAATCCTCAGTATCACATGGTGATGATTGATTGGTTTCAGCTTCACTAAGCTTAGCATTGGTCTAGACTACTATATTCTTGACTAAATTCAACTCGACTCCATTCATTCACCAAAAGAGTTATTTGTAATTGATGAATGATGGATTATAAGACATGTCTGTTTCCTTTTGCCTTTGATCAGGCAACAAATTGCATGTTGGCAGCAAAGTGTGTCTCATGCCATGAACAGCAAGTGTGCAGGTGTAGGGTATGAATTTTACAGAAACGCCATCTGTTATGTGTATCCTTGTAATTACTGCACATTTAATTGTTTAGTCTCATACCGTAGCAAAACCATAACAGTAAGGTTAACGGAGACAGGATTTCCTATGGAAAACaatagtgcatgtgtgtggctGTTTTGTCTTGGGGGGAACAAATGCCTTGTCTAGTCTGCAGGATAAACCTGAAGGACAAATCTGTGTCTCAAGTAGATTTGAAACTCCTGTGAATGCAGGAGGTTAAGATATTGTTTTATATGGCTGCTCAGTGCTAAACTTAATGGATTAGTAAGGCTCCAGAGTGCAttagaagaaaaacacagattaGCATTTTCTCCCACTATGGGGCATCTTTCCAACAAACTGAGAGCTGGATGTGAAGTTTCCAGTCTTTTGGGTTTCCTTGCAGATCCACTTTATTTCCACAAGGTTTAGAAACCGTTTCTGCTGTTTTACTTAATTGTATTCATATTTTGTCCCGAGACTGTCTTATTTTTTCAACTACTGAACTTAATACGTTTGAAAAGATTTTTCACAGTgatgtgtttctctttttttgttttgtttagaaaaTAGATGCCCAAGCGATAGAAGAGTTCTACGGGCTGACGTCTGACATTTCCAAAAACTCTGAGTCAGGCTACATCCTCTTTTACCAGTCCAGAGACTGAGCCAATGGCAGTGTGTAAATGGGACCGCTTTGGCCTAGTGAAAGTCAGGCTGAGGCAGAAGGCAGGGCTTGGGCTACGTACGCCCCCATTTTAGACCCTCTTAGCCGAGCCCCGTGTCATCCAGGTGAGCCTTTGTACTGGAGCATCCAGCAAACAGAAGGCAGGAGCAGTTGATTCCCGAGTGATGTGAGTGGCAAAGTTATCTCCATCCAGGCATAATGGAAGTTTGAGATTTTAAATCATCAGTCACAGACACgcactctaaaaaaaaaataacagaacacACTGATGGCTTAGAGAAGGGCACAGAGGTTTATGTGAAGCCAGATGTTTTGGCATTCATTTTCTGCATGAAACTTTGCTTTTTGCTTTGTCATGAAGGTGTGTACTGTAAAAGCAAACGTTATTTTGGCCAACAGCTGTGAAAACACGCCACACTGTTCGCCCCACCAGATATCAGGCTATGTAAGATCACGAGTTATAATAAGAGTAGGtttcatatcatcatcatcatctatgtGGCAATAATATGATGTGCCTCAGCTCTGTCACAGTGACCTGGCTTCGCTGGTTTAGTcatatttaactgtttttttttcttcaaataaaacaatcaatCACAGTATATTCTTTGGGAAAGAAGCCTGCGGTTGCCAGCATTGTGGAACAGAGAGGATTGTGGGTACGGGCACGATTTCAGTACGGCGGTTTAGTAATACGGTTGGTTTGAGTTCAGCATTAGACATTGAGCCGTTTATATTCAAACAAGCGAAAGCAGTGCTTTGATTGTCATGGAGTGCACACTTGGTGGAACACACACTAAAGCAGTGTGCACTTTGTAGATTGTAATATAAAACTAGGATTTATTAACGGCGCACACCGACACAAAAGCATCGCTTGATTATTTATTGCTTTTGCCGAATAGTCCCATTGGACGACCCATGCCATTTCAGTGAACGAGTTCTTTCACGAGGCATCCAGACTTCACTTTTTAAAGACCTGAGTAGTTCATGGCTTTAAATGAGTAGCTAAGATCTTGTACTCATTATCTCCAAGCCTctgttttctccttctctctgtaCTCGGTAAATATTTAACTGGATGTCTGCAGAGAAAGGAAGTGAAGCAAAGCATTGCGGGTCATTTGTTATGGTGTGACCAGGAACATGTTCCCAGAGCAGTCAAACCACATGTTGTTCTGTAACGCCCGTCAGAGCAGCTGCATTCCCCACAATTGGCCGCGTCTGGATTTCACAAAATCGCTGAAGTGCAAAGTACAGCCTGGTCATGTGACAATGTCTTTAATGCTCGTGTGCATTTGCGGTAATCCCAGTCTGAGATGACTGTAGCATTGGGTAATTGTTATTGTTGGTTGTTGtggcctttttctttttttcttttttttttgccgctTTGCTAGTAAACATGTCCAGTTGTTGACATTAAAGGGGGTATCCGAGGTGAGTGCTGTCCCGTTCTGCTGGTTCCCAGCTGATTAATAGGCTCTGTGAGCCGACCTGTGACTTATAAACATGTCGACAGGAACATGCACataccagttttttttttcttcaaattgttAATCTTCCACTGaatgaaaagcaaaaatgcCCTTATAATGACCTTGTATCTTAAACGCATACTGTAATTTAATTTCTCAGGTTTTTTTAGGGGGTTCATCCAAACCTCTTCTCTTCACATTCACAATAAataagtcagtgtgtgttttcactgaGACATGGGCTCTAGGAGAATTTCAATGCACACACTTGTTTCTTATCGGTTCTCATTTCACATATTTATCTATAAGGGTTTTAAACTGATTTGTGCTGCTGACAAAGTTTTGGAAACGTATGTAGAGATATTGTTTTACAGCTGTTATAAAGCttgtgtaaatgttataaacagTTGGTCAGAACAGGAATCATGCAAATGCTGATGCCACACGTTAAAGGAATATTCCAGCGTATTTCAAAAACcccagttcatctcaaataTATGCAATTGGCATGGACAAgaatttcaatttatttctatGTACTGAGAAATAAAAGTCCAACCTGCTGTATTAAACTATTGGAGATTTAAGAGCAGACTTATTACTTGTCTGTAGTCATGCACTGCATATGTGGGGAGACTGGAGGGAGAAAAAACAAACCCTGGGAAAAGCCTGTAAGGCATGTGCAATTATGTAAAATGACGTAAATGttgtatttataacattttctaaCTTTTATAGCAGCCTTAATTGAACTATTAATGTTAAAACTGCTAGTGCAGTAACTAGATATTTTATATCTCCAACTGAATGAACAAAGGGAGAGGCtgatagtttttcttttttttgcctataAAATTCTAGGTTTCTATTTTCTTATGTTTTGCAAATTATTCTTTCATATGGAATGCCACCGGTGCCATGGACTTGAAGAAATCTTTGTTACAGAAATGTATAATtatgacatttatatattttttttccagaaacgCTGTAAGCTGCATCCCAATGATAATTTTGTTTAACGACGCATCTAAGCACCGTTCACAGTAAATGAATGTCAACtagattttttcttttgaagCCAGTTAGCAAATGTCAAGCGCAAGCCTGTGTAACGCAGCACCTAAGCTCTGTGAGTCATGTGactcccccacccccacccccccactcCCCCAAACCACTGCCCGTCAATGTTGCACTTTTGACAATGTACAGATTGTaggaaacaaaccaaaaaaaaggtttaagacGGGAAGAATGAAATATGTTGTTGGTTCTCAATAaaagtgaaagaagaaaaatactttgaggtgtgtgtgtgttttgtactgGGAAATCAGCAACAATTTGAgctttctcaaaaaaaaaaaaaaaaagtccattagCCATTGTTgataaagaattttatttattcatatagtaTCAGTACAGTATGGTGTACCATCAAATGATTTAACAGATTGATAACTTGTGTGtagatacaggaacatatgcTGTTTGTGCATGTTACATTCTCTGTTCGCCCATCAGCAGAGAAGGGAATTTTTAAAGAACTGTCTCCTCCTAGTGGTTCAATGTGTAACTACAACATCTGTCTTCATCTCTGCTGACTGCGCCATTCCATTCTTACACACAGTAATTctcccaaaggtgttttttttgtttgtcttttaaaGCTGTGGCTGGTACAAAAATGCTTATATGATCTCTAAAAAAAGTTCACCTTGCCATTGTTTCCTGCTCAACTTTTTGCACATTGAGTCTGGTCGCTGAAGAAGTTTAGGAGAAAAAGCCTTCTGGAGCACCTGTAAGGAAACAGCATGTTTTTGGTTATCTGgttcacacaaataaaaacaaatcagtggacaaaaatgatgattatagttttatttgaaAGCATTGAGCATACTGGTAGACACATTTttgaaggaaataaaagcagCTGCCTTGGCCAGAGGACCACAGAGTTTCTAAAATAAGGAGGAAACTAAAAATGCACTGGAATGCAGTCATgggataattaaaaaaacacttttaaagaTAAAGTGGAAAAAGTCGACTGCAAAGGCGTACTGGTGTAATTCCATTTCAATTCCgttgaaatgtttttaaggTTATCAGATTTATATCCGATTGCACTCTTTCCTTAAAATCTGTAAATAGCTGCACTGATGtggaaatggctttataacgcTTCTTCCTGCAGCTTTGACAGATTTACACGCAGGTTCTGTTAACTGGTTTCATTTATAGCATTATTACAGAATAAGTAAGTCATGTTAACTAAGCAATGAGCACTTACATTTTGATTTCAACTGCAAGCATGGAATGTGGTTGGATGGAGGTTTGGTGAAATAGAAGtcagatgtttgtgtgtaaatgttggcagtcaaaaaaaaaaaactttagtctTTAAAATACCATAAATATAATTAACCAATTTGACAGATTTATTTGAACATTCTTAAGCTatctttctttaaaacattttttaaaaagtatattaaaaaaaagcaggggGTCTGTGTAAAATGTCTTGCTATTTAAGTGTTATTTCTTAGCTACATCTCAAGAGCTGAATAAACTGAATAGAGTTCAGAGTAAAGTTCTCCAC
Protein-coding sequences here:
- the usp12b gene encoding ubiquitin carboxyl-terminal hydrolase 12; translated protein: MEILMTVRKIASICTMGANASALEKEIGPEQFPVNEHYFGLVNFGNTCYCNSVLQALYFCRPFREKVLAYKVQPRRKESLLTCLADLFNSIATQKKKVGVIPPKKFISRLRKENELFDNYMQQDAHEFLNYLLNTIADLLQEEKSQERQQNGKVVQNGGGGSGSVSNTGEADSAEKNQQTWVHEIFQGTLTNETRCLNCEAVSSKDEDFLDLSVDVEQNTSITHCLRGFSNTETLCSEYKYYCEQCLSKQEAQKRMRVKKLPMILALHLKRFKYMDQLHRYTKLSYRVVFPLELRLFNTSGDATNPDRLYDLVAVVVHCGSGPNRGHYITIVKSHGFWLLFDDDIVEKIDAQAIEEFYGLTSDISKNSESGYILFYQSRD